A stretch of Saccharomyces eubayanus strain FM1318 chromosome III, whole genome shotgun sequence DNA encodes these proteins:
- the BUD5 gene encoding Ras family guanine nucleotide exchange factor BUD5 has protein sequence MFVLIDNVLAYLLEQDDQFVTVRFAIQGQIVTRRVNKIHLSNITDVLLIQFLSHTQNHNNNIVPKKILDNMRTAVRQLLEATACVSRECLLIKRNHEIRRARKRLLSDWYRLGADANQDTLLVVANSAWRFLAVWRPFVTSIQHATKELFKQIAYYLLHSNVDFQRVAALIQVIMGEDHLLFSMDEVLKEVVEIQQYLDKMLPLDTHQWQKPSPFESGNLLLNFRDWTTDNGLLQELLHCYLQNKDKQERHSVLRLIQLWLQSYWLDTNHTLNDILLFWCDHLADSEMYDMLFPEVVQLLAGGARTRQLKVQYIGLPDHELETSKPVTDYTTLFEEYKTDRIDENYELSHTSDLETLLLQWKQGEKPEGETFDLDIPPWTLAKTLTLLESALFLAVETIEFPKYFKHSNTTIDLVFKFSNQLSYYVLETTIQQTHTISYWLHVALSCLYLRNLNSLASIITTLQNHSIERLSFPLDVKLDNLFETLKTIVHPNNNYNVYRSIIQDIAHNGLPCVPFTSLFIRDITFIRDGNETFAKDETGINMNKFHQITKIIAFAQHLQQMQYKTLTCADLNAKNLLVAMTDVNSLYNDNKDRAYQVSIAKVPRLV, from the coding sequence ATGTTTGTACTGATAGATAATGTCCTGGCCTACCTTCTTGAACAAGACGACCAATTTGTAACCGTACGCTTCGCCATTCAGGGCCAAATAGTTACAAGAAGAGTAAACAAAATACACCTTTCCAACATTACCGATGTACTCCTAATACAGTTCTTAAGCCACACACAGAATCATAACAACAATATCgtcccaaaaaaaatcctcgATAATATGAGAACGGCCGTACGGCAGTTGCTGGAAGCAACTGCTTGCGTCTCCAGAGAATGTCTCctgataaaaagaaaccacGAAATACGAAGAGCAAGAAAGCGCCTACTCAGTGACTGGTACAGGCTGGGTGCTGACGCAAACCAGGATACCCTTTTGGTAGTCGCAAACTCTGCTTGGAGGTTTCTCGCCGTTTGGCGACCGTTCGTAACCTCAATCCAACACGCAACCAAAGAATTGTTTAAGCAAATCGCCTATTACCTTCTTCATAGCAACGTCGACTTCCAAAGGGTCGCGGCACTAATCCAGGTCATAATGGGGGAGGACCATTTGCTTTTCTCCATGGATGAGGTCCTAAAAGAGGTAGTAGAAATACAACAATACCTCGATAAAATGCTCCCGCTCGACACCCACCAATGGCAAAAGCCATCCCCCTTTGAGTCTGGAAACCTGTTACTAAACTTTAGGGACTGGACAACTGACAATGGACTGCTCCAAGAATTGCTACACTGCTATCTCCAAAATAAAGACAAACAAGAGAGACACTCTGTCCTTCGCCTAATCCAACTCTGGCTACAATCCTATTGGCTAGATACCAACCATACCTTGAACGACATTCTCCTCTTTTGGTGCGACCATTTGGCTGATTCGGAAATGTATGATATGTTATTTCCGGAGGTTGTTCAATTGCTTGCAGGTGGGGCAAGAACCAGACAATTAAAGGTGCAATACATTGGCCTACCTGACCATGAACTGGAAACCAGCAAACCAGTTACTGATTACACAACGTTATTTGAGGAATACAAAACAGATAGAATTGACGAAAATTACGAGCTTTCTCACACAAGCGATCTCGAAACATTGCTCTTGCAATGGAAACAAGGTGAGAAGCCAGAAGGAGAAACATTTGATCTTGATATACCTCCATGGACACTCGCAAAGACATTGACCCTCTTGGAGTCGGCCCTGTTCTTGGCTGTTGAAACAATAGAGTTCCCAAAGTATTTCAAACATAGCAATACAACAATCGACTTGGTGTTTAAGTTTTCTAATCAGCTATCGTACTATGTACTTGAGACGACTATACAACAGACACACACGATTTCATATTGGTTACATGTCGCGTTATCTTGCCTTTATCTAAGGAACCTGAACTCTCTCGCTTCTATTATCACCACGCTGCAGAACCATTCAATTGAAAGACTATCTTTTCCACTAGACGTCAAGTTAGACAACCTTTTTGAGACCTTAAAGACCATAGTACACCCCAACAACAACTACAATGTTTACAGAAGCATTATCCAAGATATTGCACACAATGGGCTGCCGTGCGTGCCGTTTACTTCCCTGTTCATAAGAGATATAACATTCATCCGGGATGGAAACGAAACATTCGCCAAAGATGAAACTGGTATCAACATGAATAAATTCCATCAAATAACGAAGATTATAGCCTTCGCCCAACATTTGCAACAAATGCAATATAAAACTTTGACTTGTGCGGATCTTAATGCAAAAAACCTTTTGGTAGCTATGACTGACGTAAATAGCTTGTACAACGACAATAAAGATAGAGCCTACCAAGTCAGTATTGCTAAAGTTCCCAGACTTGTGTAA
- the MATALPHA2 gene encoding homeodomain mating type protein alpha2, whose translation MNKIPIKDLLNPQITDEFKSSILDINKKLFSICCNLPKLPESVTTEEEVELRDILGFLSRANKNRKISDEEKKLLQTTSQLTTTITVLLKEMRSIENDRSNYQLTQKNKSADGLVFNVVTQDMINKSTKPYRGHRFTKENVRILESWFAKNIENPYLDTKGLENLMKNTSLSRIQIKNWVSNRRRKEKTITIAPELADLLSGEPLAKKKE comes from the coding sequence ATGAATAAGATACCCATTAAAGACCTTTTAAATCCACAAATTACAGATGAGTTCAAATCAAGTATACTAGacataaataaaaagctCTTTTCTATTTGCTGTAATTTACCTAAGTTACCAGAGAGTGTAAcaacagaagaagaagttgaattAAGGGATATATTAGGATTCTTATCTAGGGCCAACAAAAACCGTAAGATTAGTGATGAGGAGAAGAAGTTGTTGCAAACAACATCTCAACTCACTACTACCATTACTGTATTACTCAAAGAAATGCGCAGCATAGAAAACGATAGAAGTAATTATCAACTTACacagaaaaataaatcgGCGGATGGGTTGGTATTTAATGTGGTAACTCAAGATATGATAAACAAAAGTACTAAACCTTACAGAGGACACCGgtttacaaaagaaaatgtccGAATACTAGAAAGTTGGTTTGCAAAGAACATCGAGAACCCATATCTAGATACCAAGGGCCTAGAGAATCTAATGAAGAATACCAGTTTATCTCgcattcaaatcaaaaactggGTTTCgaatagaagaagaaaagaaaaaacaataacaatcGCTCCAGAATTAGCGGACCTCTTGAGCGGTGAGCCTCtggcaaagaagaaagaatga
- the MATALPHA1 gene encoding transcriptional co-activator mating type protein alpha, with product MFTSKPAFRIKNKTSKSHRKTGIPKKVEGKRIAKLINPSCFNIIRPLKKNIQIPAPSPLFLKKIQLYRIASGNQNIQCRQSRKASLTSSKKYLNSFMAFRAYYSQFGAGVKQNILSSLLSEEWHADKMQHGIWDYFAQQYNFINPGFGFVEWLTNNYAEVRGDGYWEDVFVHLAL from the coding sequence ATGTTCACTTCTAAGCCTGCCTTCAGaatcaagaacaagacCTCTAAATCACATAGAAAAACCGGcataccaaaaaaagtgGAAGGTAAGCGTATAGCAAAACTGATAAATCCAAGTTGTTTTAATATTATTCGTccactaaagaaaaacattcaaATTCCAGCTCCTTCacctttatttttaaagaaaatccaacTATATAGAATAGCGTCcggaaatcaaaatatacaATGCCGACAGTCTAGAAAAGCATCATTAACATCATCTAAGAAGTATCTAAATTCTTTCATGGCATTCAGAGCTTACTATTCTCAGTTTGGCGCCGGTGTTAAGCAGAACATCTTGTCTTCTTTACTTTCTGAGGAATGGCACGCGGACAAAATGCAGCACGGAATATGGGACTACTTCGCGCAACAGTATAATTTTATAAACCCtggttttggttttgtagAGTGGTTGACGAATAATTATGCTGAAGTACGTGGTGACGGATATTGGGAAGATGTGTTTGTACATTTGGCCTTATAG
- the TAF2 gene encoding transcription initiation factor TFIID subunit TAF2: protein MSFSKNATPRAIANEPSTLDESKFRNFRVAHEKVSLDIDMATHCVTGNATIIIIPLIQNLEYVTFDCKEMAIKDVLVENRRCDQFIHDDPLQNKLNGITSQNVLYTDNSIEQSHFLRSKFANLNETPELDSKSQLTIKIPSSIKISLEDANSLSNFTPITPSIKTTPGFQESVFTPITLQIEYEIRNPKSGIRFDTVNADKPWLWNVYTSNGEICSSASYWVPCVDLLDEKSTWELEFSIPKFVKNIGTSKLIGQNGEQDEEENHETSEEEQGTSIKREEEDDKMLKDSEESIDLKDKDTKDGMEEEEGKEEEEDGESDEEEEDDDEDRRNFEESNNPVLRDVVVCCSEYSNIKELPHPIDLTKKKCVFQIINPVAPHHVGWAIGAFNSWTLPLISPPGVDVDEDAEEDKLRDNVIDNVNNSVEDGIGSDIIPIQIFTLPTPXIDETTVINSTVVCQKIIDFYSKEFGSFPFTCFSMVFLPTVTADHMDFAGLGVCNTRLLYPLEVVDKVFSTTNKLAWALANQWSCVNITPLNMNDYWCCLGIAGYMVFQVTKKLMGNNAYKYQLKCNSEAIVEEDFEMPPIGATFTGSSRPISGTSKDLTFIKLKAPMVLYILDRRMTKTERSFGMSRVLPKIFLQAMSGDLPNNSLTSSHFQHVCERVNKSKLDNFFNQWVFGSGVPILRVTQRFNRKRMVIELGIRQVQDDELGLGKVVGEQGFCKSALNRLEHSSLNRTECFTGSMTIRIHEHDGTPYEHIVEIKDTFTKIDIQYNTKYRRLRKRGGVTNDETVLENSNEEKPTVIDVNCLGNVYMTPEECSRFHLTEFNHTSESSELLKQNEAFEWIRIDSDFEWICKMHINQPDYMFSSQLRQDGDIEAQLEAIRYYEDVVVNGDGKSLVYSSVLFRTAMDERYYFGVRLAACQALSKNVYDPRFIGGIRHLIQIFQIQFCLEGSNIPKSNNFENATLYFLQCGIPKYLAQVKDENGKCPRLVKEFLLDILVYNENGENKFSDNVYVCSLLENVVNVALSDSKDTAYVDKVRSQLVRYENLVNWLSSYESLIKTCIMFAKYRFHKAGAIEFNELPEMIMESLSLEGMSTEDTRESVQNVLLMAVKIMLLEGGLKNKDCLVLFSELFCFHEDVYIREKLIDVLVESVNTCVMDGSMDTLNDDIKSSVQLVRNEAQNLKNEDDIELFLSGHYVDDMKIKRDKIVRQNINGLIQICRDMFKGYTPLKILLWDVLNLPILSLYQRKQIHDLARVMYMLTDRFAVKLEAPRERRLAAKIKSREEEKLDIVIKRESILKVHIKKEVTTAVEAPKKANMIKIMLKNDKPVSKVEKPVIKPKVLSKPRKVKSSVNRIGSLPLRFVKIQQQPRGMVALSSVPYSESVQIIKVTSRSFMVKIKAKKD, encoded by the coding sequence ATGTCGTTTTCGAAAAATGCTACTCCCAGAGCGATTGCTAATGAACCTAGCACTCTAGATGAATCGAAGTTCCGAAATTTTAGAGTTGCTCATGAAAAAGTGTCGTTGGATATAGATATGGCTACTCATTGTGTTACCGGTAACGCCACCATAATAATCATCCCCTTGATTCAAAACCTGGAATATGTGACTTTCGATTGCAAAGAAATGGCTATCAAAGATGTTCTGGTTGAAAATCGTCGATGCGACCAATTTATACACGATGATCCACTTCAGAATAAATTGAACGGGATTACCTCGCAAAATGTATTATACACTGACAATTCTATTGAACAATCACACTTTTTAAGGTCGAAATTTGCTAATTTAAATGAAACCCCGGAACTTGACTCCAAATCTCAATTAACCATTAAAATACCATCTTCTATTAAGATTTCATTAGAAGACGCGAACTCTCTAAGCAATTTTACTCCAATAACCCCCTCCATCAAGACTACACCGGGCTTTCAGGAATCAGTTTTTACCCCAATTACATTGCAAATCGAATACGAAATAAGAAACCCAAAATCAGGCATAAGGTTCGATACTGTGAACGCCGACAAACCATGGTTGTGGAATGTTTACACCTCGAATGGGGAGATTTGCAGCTCTGCATCATACTGGGTTCCATGTGTTGATTTGTTAGATGAAAAATCTACGTGGGAACTAGAATTTAGTATACCGAAATTTGTCAAAAACATAGGCACTTCTAAGTTGATTGGACAAAATGGCGAACAAGATGAGGAAGAGAATCATGAAAcatctgaagaagaacaaggcACCTCTatcaaaagagaagaagaagatgataaaaTGTTAAAAGATAGCGAGGAAAGTATAGACTTGAAAGATAAAGACACAAAAGATGGAAtggaggaagaagaaggaaaagaagaggaggaagacgGCGAAagtgacgaagaagaagaagatgacgatgagGATAGACgaaactttgaagaaagtaaTAACCCCGTTTTGAGAGACGTAGTTGTTTGTTGTTCGGAATACTCTAATATCAAAGAGCTTCCGCATCCTATTGACTtaaccaaaaagaaatgtgTATTTCAAATTATAAACCCTGTGGCACCTCATCATGTTGGATGGGCTATTGGTGCTTTCAATTCTTGGACCCTCCCTCTGATATCTCCACCAGGAGTTGACGTTGACGAAGATGCAGAGGAGGACAAATTAAGAGACAATGTAATTGACAATGTCAATAATTCTGTGGAAGATGGCATTGGTTCAGATATCATACCgattcaaattttcacaCTTCCCACCCCCRAAATCGATGAAACGACAGTCATAAACTCAACAGTTGTGtgtcaaaaaattatagaCTTTTATTCGAAAGAGTTTGGCTCTTTCCCTTTCACATGTTTTTCTATGGTGTTCTTACCAACAGTCACTGCAGACCATATGGACTTTGCAGGACTAGGTGTTTGTAATACAAGACTACTGTATCCTTTGGAAGTTGTAGATAAAGTATTCAGCACTACGAACAAATTAGCATGGGCATTAGCTAATCAATGGTCCTGTGTTAATATTACGCCTTTAAACATGAACGACTATTGGTGTTGTCTTGGTATTGCAGGGTATATGGTTTTCCAAGTTACAAAAAAACTTATGGGCAATAACGCATACAAATACCAACTGAAGTGTAATAGTGAAGcaattgttgaagaagattttgaaatgcCTCCTATTGGGGCTACCTTTACTGGTAGTTCCAGACCAATATCCGGaacttcaaaagatttGACATTCATAAAATTGAAAGCTCCTATGGTGTTATATATTCTTGATCGAAGGATGACAAAAACCGAGAGATCATTCGGCATGTCTCGTGTGTTACCGAAGATCTTCCTTCAAGCTATGTCTGGTGATTTGCCTAATAATTCTCTAACGTCGTCCCATTTCCAACATGTTTGTGAAAGAGTAAACAAAAGTAAATTAgacaatttctttaaccAATGGGTATTTGGGTCTGGTGTTCCTATCTTACGTGTTACCCAGAGGTTTAACAGGAAAAGAATGGTCATAGAATTGGGTATAAGGCAAGTCCAAGATGATGAATTAGGCCTAGGGAAAGTTGTTGGTGAGCAAGGGTTTTGCAAAAGCGCCTTGAACCGTCTCGAGCACTCGAGTTTGAATCGAACAGAATGCTTCACGGGTTCCATGACAATAAGGATACACGAACACGACGGAACTCCGTATGAACATATTGTTGAAATTAAGGATACATTCACCAAGATAGATATTCAATATAACACGAAATACAGGAGGTTAAGGAAACGAGGCGGTGTCACGAATGATGAGACTGTTTTAGAGAACAGTAATGAGGAGAAGCCCACCGTTATCGACGTGAATTGTCTAGGAAATGTATACATGACACCCGAAGAATGTTCCCGATTTCATTTAACCGAATTCAATCACACATCAGAGAGCAGTGAGCTGCTTAAGCAGAACGAAGCGTTTGAATGGATTCGTATAGACTCTGATTTTGAATGGATATGCAAGATGCATATCAACCAGCCCGATTACATGTTTTCTTCACAGTTGAGGCAAGATGGTGACATAGAAGCGCAACTTGAAGCCATCCGGTATTATGAGGACGTTGTGGTCAATGGCGATGGCAAGTCACTTGTGTACTCAAGTGTTTTGTTCAGGACAGCCATGGACGAAAGATACTATTTCGGCGTAAGGCTCGCGGCGTGCCAAGCGCTTAGTAAAAATGTTTATGATCCAAGATTCATTGGTGGCATTAGACACTTAATAcagattttccaaatccaGTTTTGCTTGGAAGGATCTAACATACCTAAAAGtaataattttgaaaacgCCACATTGTATTTCTTACAATGTGGCATACCCAAATATTTGGCTCAGGTGAAGGACGAAAATGGGAAATGCCCCAGACTTGTGAAAGAGTTTTTGCTGGATATCCTTGTTTATAACGAGAATGGAGAGAATAAGTTTAGCGACAACGTGTACGTTTGTTCTCTGTTAGAGAATGTGGTGAACGTTGCCTTAAGTGATTCAAAAGATACCGCTTATGTGGATAAGGTAAGGTCCCAGTTGGTTAGGTACGAAAATTTAGTGAACTGGCTTTCATCATACGAGTCTTTAATCAAGACTTGTATTATGTTTGCTAAGTACAGATTCCATAAAGCCGGCGCAATTGAGTTTAATGAGTTACCAGAAATGATAATGGAGTCATTATCATTGGAAGGTATGAGCACTGAAGACACTAGAGAGAGCGTTCAGAATGTGTTGCTCATGGCAGTTAAAATTATGCTTCTTGAAGGTGGCTTGAAAAACAAGGACTGCcttgttttgttttcggaattgttttgttttcatgAGGATGTTTACATTAGAGAAAAACTAATTGACGTCCTTGTAGAAAGTGTAAACACATGTGTTATGGATGGAAGCATGGATACGTTGAACGATGATATCAAGTCCTCCGTCCAACTAGTCCGCAATGAGGCTCAGAAtctaaaaaatgaagatgatataGAACTGTTCCTAAGTGGGCATTATGTGGACGATATGAAGATTAAAAGAGATAAGATTGTACgtcaaaatatcaatggATTAATACAAATATGCAGAGATATGTTTAAAGGGTATACCCCTTTAAAGATTCTGCTCTGGgatgttttgaatttaCCCATTCTTAGCCTGTACCAGAGAAAGCAGATACATGACTTGGCTAGAGTGATGTATATGCTAACTGATAGATTCGCTGTTAAATTGGAAGCTCCAAGGGAAAGGAGACTTGCAGCGAAGATCAAGTCTCGCGAAGAAGAGAAGTTGGATATAGTTATAAAACGTGAAAGTATACTAAAGGTTCATATTAAGAAGGAGGTTACTACTGCTGTGGAAGCTCCTAAGAAGGCCAACATGATCAAAATcatgttgaaaaatgacaaaCCCGTAAGTAAAGTGGAAAAGCCAGTAATCAAGCCCAAAGTGCTCAGCAAACCTAGAAAGGTGAAAAGCAGTGTAAACCGTATAGGGAGTTTACCATTAAGGTTTGTCAAGattcaacaacaacccAGAGGGATGGTAGCGTTGTCCTCCGTCCCATATAGCGAATCCGTTCAAATTATAAAAGTCACATCAAGATCATTTATGGTCAAGATaaaggcaaagaaagaCTGA
- the PER1 gene encoding Per1p, whose amino-acid sequence MRLAVVVAILVRCFLVACSPGDNLDEFIDCTYACEYARLCPNSQINYIDPETNMFHDIKFFDTPALYSDFLLWDCISDCDYQCQHIITRWRIEEEEEVYQFHGKWPFLRVLGTQEFFSTIFSIANFFPHYKAFVRFSKMLRETGDRRRVRSRSTLLWNYLYVAAAGMLAWTASSVFHCRDLVITEKLDYFFAGATVLAGFHAIFARITSLYLYPKIAQVFTRSVAVIFSLHILRLYIDWSYTYNMRFNIFFGILQYILLILLSCQNYHALRKQNERGEFKNTAYASFKGQMFKLCCVPVALVVVTAMAMSLELFDFXSYEWQIDAHAIWHLCTIWPSWVLYDFFLEDYAYWGNN is encoded by the coding sequence ATGAGGTTAGCCGTGGTCGTAGCCATACTTGTCCGCTGTTTCCTGGTGGCATGCTCCCCCGGTGACAATCTAGACGAGTTCATTGACTGCACCTACGCTTGTGAATATGCCAGACTATGTCCGAACTCGCAAATAAACTATATCGACCCAGAAACAAACATGTTCCACGATATCAAGTTTTTCGACACGCCGGCTCTGTATTCGGATTTCCTGCTCTGGGATTGTATTTCCGATTGTGATTACCAATGCCAGCATATTATTACACGCTGGAGGattgaagaggaggaggaagtTTATCAGTTCCACGGTAAGTGGCCGTTTTTGAGAGTTTTGGGTACGCAAGAATTCTTTTCCACCATATTCAGTATAGCAAATTTTTTCCCACATTACAAGGCATTTGTGAGGTTTTCTAAAATGCTACGTGAGACTGGAGACCGGAGAAGAGTACGCAGTAGAAGCACATTACTATGGAACTATCTCTATGTGGCGGCGGCGGGGATGTTGGCATGGACTGCAAGTTCGGTCTTCCATTGTCGTGATTTGGTCATAACGGAGAAACTCGATTACTTCTTTGCAGGTGCCACTGTTTTGGCAGGGTTCCATGCAATATTTGCAAGAATCACCTCTTTGTACTTGTACCCTAAGATTGCACAGGTGTTCACCAGATCCGTTGCGGTAATATTTTCCCTGCACATTCTTCGACTTTACATTGATTGGTCGTACACATACAACATGAGGtttaacatttttttcgGTATCTTACAATATATCTTATTGATACTGTTATCTTGTCAAAACTACCACGCACtaagaaagcaaaatgaAAGGGGCGAATTCAAGAATACCGCATACGCTAGTTTCAAGGGACAGATGTTCAAGTTGTGTTGCGTCCCCGTGGCCCTTGTTGTGGTTACCGCGATGGCAATGTCGCTAGAGTTATTCGATTTTYTCAGCTACGAATGGCAGATCGACGCCCACGCTATATGGCATCTGTGCACCATATGGCCCTCGTGGGTGCTATATGACTTTTTCCTTGAGGATTATGCCTACTGGGGCAACAACTAA
- the RRT12 gene encoding Rrt12p — MKPQCILISLLANLALAEEYLVRFKNPTAFQQFTSTSNRSWRKFIDHRIEKKFSIGSFRGVTMNLSKNLVNKLKKSPLIADIVPNFKFEAFDTDDAELDYTFDTTSKYVYEEIDEAQNVTYQPDAPRHLARISRHYQLPFDMDDKNRYKSWFNYYYEDEYQGQGVNAYIMDTGIHADHPEFEDRVIQGVDLTKEGFGDQNGHGTHVAGLVGSKTFGXAKKVSLVEVKVLGKDGSGEASNVLSGLEFIVEHCTKISRPQGKKCVANLSLGSFRSPIINMAVEGAIEEGIVFVAAAGNFNLDAYWASPASAENVITVGAFDDHIDTIAKFSNWGPCVNIFAPGVEIESLSHLNNNESVVLSGTSMSTPIVTGIAAVLLSKGIEPELIAQEIEYLSTRNVFNRRTLFFKPSTPNQILYNGVDKLDDPYDDETFPRLNVEAIAKELEEYNATLQGATTDDPNSGSKLWGWNNDVTLPLGEIRLKRRDFIKNL; from the coding sequence ATGAAGCCTCAGTGCATACTCATCTCTTTGCTGGCCAACCTCGCACTCGCCGAGGAATATCTTGTACGGTTCAAAAACCCCACCGCGTTCCAGCAATTCACGTCCACGTCAAACAGATCATGGAGAAAGTTCATCGACCACCGGATCGAAAAGAAGTTCTCCATCGGGTCGTTCCGAGGCGTGACGATGAATCTGTCCAAGAACCTGGTCAACAAACTAAAGAAAAGCCCTCTGATCGCGGACATCGTGCCCAACTTCAAGTTTGAGGCCTTCGACACCGACGACGCTGAATTGGACTACACGTTCGACACCACCTCCAAGTACGTCTACGAAGAGATTGACGAGGCGCAAAACGTCACGTACCAGCCGGATGCTCCACGGCACCTGGCCCGGATTTCGCGCCATTACCAGTTGCCGTTCGACATGGACGATAAAAACCGCTACAAGAGCTGGTTCAACTACTACTACGAAGACGAGTACCAAGGACAGGGCGTCAACGCCTACATCATGGACACGGGCATACACGCGGACCATCCGGAGTTCGAAGACAGGGTCATCCAGGGCGTCGACTTGACCAAAGAGGGTTTTGGCGATCAGAACGGCCATGGGACACATGTGGCCGGGCTTGTCGGATCCAAGACGTTTGGTKCGGCAAAGAAGGTCAGCCTCGTGGAGGTCAAAGTGCTGGGTAAAGACGGGTCCGGCGAGGCCAGTAACGTCCTTAGCGGGCTGGAGTTCATCGTGGAACACTGCACGAAGATCAGTCGCCCTCAGGGCAAAAAATGCGTGGCGAATCTAAGTTTGGGCAGTTTCAGAAGCCCCATCATAAACATGGCCGTTGAGGGGGCCATTGAAGAAGGTATTGTGTTTGTTGCCGCCGCGGGGAATTTCAACCTGGATGCATACTGGGCTTCACCTGCATCTGCAGAAAACGTTATCACTGTGGGCGCATTCGACGACCACATCGACACAATTGCCAAATTCAGCAATTGGGGGCCCTGCGTGAACATCTTCGCACCTGGCGTGGAAATCGAATCGCTATCGCACTTGAACAACAACGAAAGTGTGGTTTTGTCGGGCACTTCCATGTCGACGCCAATTGTCACTGGAATCGCAGCAGTGTTGTTGTCCAAGGGCATCGAGCCCGAACTGATCGCACAGGAGATCGAGTATTTATCCACACGTAACGTGTTCAATAGGAGAACCTTGTTTTTTAAGCCATCCACTCCCAATCAGATCCTTTACAACGGTGTTGATAAACTCGATGACCCATACGACGACGAAACTTTCCCTCGTTTAAACGTGGAGGCGATCGCAAAGGAACTGGAAGAATACAACGCCACGTTACAAGGCGCTACGACCGATGATCCTAACTCCGGTTCGAAATTATGGGGCTGGAATAACGATGTCACCTTGCCTCTCGGTGAGATCAGATTGAAAAGACGCGACTTTATAAAGAACTTGtag
- the IMG1 gene encoding mitochondrial 54S ribosomal protein bL19m: MWSRNARLLVRSTRTYIVPTTTRKTIPVYPPVERIGSAQIMTRVAQSEIETLDPGASRRKLISKKNKDRLKAGDVVRVVYDSSKCSYDPFVGYILSIDRKQLVQDASLLLRNQIAKTAVEIRVPLFSPLIERIDLLRPHTSNRQRNKHYYIRGTKLDVGDLEASLRRKK, translated from the coding sequence ATGTGGAGCAGGAACGCGAGATTGCTGGTTCGCTCGACCAGAACATACATCGTGCCCACGACCACAAGGAAAACCATCCCCGTGTATCCGCCCGTGGAACGCATAGGGTCCGCTCAGATAATGACACGTGTGGCCCAATCTGAGATAGAGACGCTGGACCCGGGGGCGTCCAGACGCAAGCTCATcagcaagaagaacaaggaCCGGCTCAAGGCCGGCGACGTGGTGCGTGTCGTGTACGACTCGTCCAAGTGCTCGTACGACCCGTTTGTTGGGTACATACTGTCCATAGACCGCAAGCAGCTGGTGCAAGACGCCTCGCTGCTGTTGCGGAACCAGATCGCCAAGACCGCCGTCGAGATCAGGGTGCCCCTGTTCTCGCCGCTAATCGAGCGGATCGACCTGCTAAGGCCCCACACCTCGAACAGACAGAGAAACAAGCACTACTACATCAGAGGCACCAAGCTGGACGTGGGCGACCTAGAGGCCAGTctgagaagaaagaaataa